Proteins encoded by one window of Castor canadensis chromosome 2, mCasCan1.hap1v2, whole genome shotgun sequence:
- the Dnajb9 gene encoding dnaJ homolog subfamily B member 9, which translates to MATPQSVFIFAICILMITELILASKSYYDILGVPKSASERQIKKAFHKLAMKYHPDKNKSPDAEAKFREIAEAYETLSDANRRKEYDTLGHSAFTNGKGQRGSGGPFEQSFNFNFDDLFKDFGFFGQNQNTRSKKHFENHFQTRQDGSSRQRHHFQEFSFGGGLFDDMFEDMEKMFSFSGFDTPNRHTVQTENRFHGSSKHCRTVTQRRGNMVTTYTDCSGQ; encoded by the exons ATGGCTACTCCCCAGTCAGTTTTCATCTTTGCCATCTGCATTTTAATGATAACAGAATTAATTCTGGCCTCAAAAAGCTACTATGATATCTTAGGTGTGCCAAAATCAGCATCAGAACGTCAAATCAAGAAGGCCTTTCACAAATTGGCCATGAAGTACCACCCTGACAAAAATAAGAGCCCTGATGCTGAAGCAAAATTTAGAGAGATTGCAGAAG CATATGAAACACTCTCAGATGCTAATAGGCGAAAAGAGTATGATACACTTGGACACAGTGCTTTTACTAATGGTAAAGGACAAAGAGGTAGTGGAGGTCCTTTTGAGCAATCATTTAACTTCAATTTTGATGACTTATTTAAagactttggtttttttggccaAAACCAAAACACTCGCTCAAAGAAGCATTTTGAAAATCACTTCCAGACACGCCAGGATGGTTCCAGTAGACAAAGGCATCATTTCCAGGAGTTTTCTTTTGGAGGTGGATTGTTTGATGACATGTTTGAAGATatggagaaaatgttttcttttagtggttTTGACACCCCCAATAGACACACAGTACAGACTGAAAATAGATTTCATGGATCTAGCAAGCACTGCAGAACTGTCACTCAAAGAAGAGGAAATATGGTGACTACATACACTGACTGTTCAGGGCAATAG